The following coding sequences are from one Musa acuminata AAA Group cultivar baxijiao chromosome BXJ1-6, Cavendish_Baxijiao_AAA, whole genome shotgun sequence window:
- the LOC135676058 gene encoding eukaryotic peptide chain release factor subunit 1-3-like produces the protein MADGHETDKNIEIWKIKKLIKALESARGNGTSMISLIMPPRDQVSRVTKMLGDEYGTASNIKSRVNRQSVLAAITSAQQRLKLYNKVPPNGLVLYTGTIVTEDGKEKKVTIDFEPFKPINASLYLCDNKFHTEALNELLESDDKFGFIVMDGNGTLFGTLSGNTREVLHKFTVDLPKKHGRGGQSALRFARLRMEKRHNYVRKTAELATQFFINPATSQPNVAGLILAGSADFKTELSQSDMFDQRLQAKILNVVDVSYGGENGFNQAIELSAEILSNVKFIQEKRLIGKYFEEISQDTGKYVFGVDDTLKALEMGAVETLIVWENLDINRYVLKNSATGEIIVKHLNKDQEADQNNFRDAANNAELEVQEKTSLLEWFANEYKRFGCTLEFVTNKSQEGSQFCRGFGGIGGILRYQLDMRSLDEYSDDEVYEDSD, from the coding sequence ATGGCAGATGGTCATGAAACCGATAAGAATATTGAAATATGGAAGATTAAGAAATTAATCAAGGCATTGGAATCTGCAAGAGGTAATGGTACAAGCATGATTTCTCTCATAATGCCACCACGTGATCAAGTTTCCCGAGTCACTAAAATGTTGGGTGATGAATATGGAACTGCTTCGAACATCAAAAGTAGAGTCAATCGGCAGTCGGTGTTAGCAGCCATTACTTCTGCTCAGCAGAGGCTGAAGCTATATAACAAAGTTCCTCCGAATGGTCTGGTTCTTTACACTGGAACCATTGTCACAGAGGATGGAAAGGAAAAGAAGGTGACTATTGATTTCGAGCCTTTTAAGCCCATCAACGCGTCACTGTATCTTTGTGATAACAAGTTCCATACTGAGGCTTTAAATGAACTTTTGGAATCTGATGACAAGTTTGGCTTCATAGTAATGGATGGAAATGGAACACTTTTTGGCACGTTAAGTGGCAATACACGTGAGGTACTTCACAAATTCACTGTTGATCTTCCAAAGAAGCATGGGCGAGGAGGGCAATCAGCACTACGATTTGCTCGGCTTCGGATGGAGAAGCGTCACAACTATGTTCGTAAGACAGCTGAACTTGCCACCCAGTTCTTCATAAATCCAGCCACAAGTCAGCCAAATGTAGCTGGACTGATTCTGGCTGGTTCTGCTGATTTTAAAACTGAATTGAGCCAGTCTGACATGTTTGATCAGCGACTGCAGGCCAAGATACTCAATGTAGTTGATGTTTCCTACGGAGGAGAGAATGGCTTCAATCAGGCAATCGAGTTGTCAGCGGAAATTTTGTCTAATGTGAAGTTCATACAGGAAAAACGATTGATAGGGAAGTACTTTGAGGAAATAAGCCAAGACACAGGGAAGTATGTCTTTGGTGTTGATGACACTTTGAAAGCTCTTGAAATGGGTGCTGTGGAGACTTTGATTGTATGGGAAAATCTGGATATCAATAGATATGTGCTAAAGAACAGTGCTACCGGGGAAATAATTGTAAAACACTTGAACAAGGATCAAGAAGCTGACCAGAATAATTTCCGTGATGCAGCTAACAATGCTGAATTAGAGGTGCAGGAGAAAACATCTTTGCTGGAGTGGTTTGCTAATGAATACAAACGTTTTGGCTGTACGCTCGAGTTTGTTACCAACAAATCGCAAGAGGGTTCACAATTCTGCAGAGGTTTTGGTGGCATTGGTGGTATCCTGCGCTATCAGCTTGATATGAGATCACTGGACGAATATTCTGATGATGAAGTGTACGAAGATTCCGATTAG
- the LOC135675446 gene encoding STOREKEEPER protein-like, with the protein MPGDPSPDDPKDRRKRKAGAAQDSPGAGAARSNPGQRRVVDDDSVALLRGVLEFRHRTGLLPTKSNLPAFYESVSRWLRAPLTQDQVYNKLRHLRYKFSQTAASGHGPHDGILHELAAKIWPSDEEKMDKKEEDKKQQQENDTGDDEHEEQAESQDAEMEREDEHEEKEGRDEEEQRGGCESYPYLAHAAAEHWKANSLSNASLEVGLKLLNPSKAKALEGKWKRLLDDEMKFQADWFKACRDIFALLNESHKGM; encoded by the coding sequence ATGCCCGGAGATCCTTCCCCGGATGACCCCAAGGACCGGCGGAAGCGAAAGGCAGGGGCCGCCCAGGATTCTCCTGGTGCCGGAGCCGCGAGATCCAATCCTGGCCAGCGGCGGGTGGTGGATGACGATTCCGTGGCGCTTCTCCGGGGAGTCCTCGAGTTCCGCCACCGGACGGGCCTACTGCCGACGAAATCAAACTTGCCTGCATTCTACGAATCGGTAAGCCGCTGGCTTCGCGCTCCCCTCACTCAGGACCAGGTCTACAACAAGCTCCGCCACCTTCGCTACAAGTTCAGCCAGACCGCCGCCAGCGGCCACGGCCCCCATGACGGCATCCTCCATGAACTTGCCGCCAAGATCTGGCCTTCGGACGAGGAAAAGATGGACAAGAAAGAGGAGGATAAGAAGCAGCAGCAGGAGAATGACACTGGTGATGATGAGCATGAGGAACAGGCGGAGAGTCAGGACGCGGAGATGGAACGGGAAGATGAGCACGAGGAGAAGGAAGGCCGAGACGAGGAAGAGCAGCGAGGTGGATGCGAGTCCTACCCATATTTGGCTCATGCAGCAGCGGAGCATTGGAAAGCTAATAGCTTGTCAAATGCATCGTTGGAGGTGGGTCTGAAGCTTCTGAATCCTTCGAAGGCGAAAGCTTTGGAGGGGAAGTGGAAGAGGCTGTTGGATGATGAGATGAAGTTCCAGGCGGATTGGTTCAAGGCGTGCAGGGACATTTTCGCGTTGTTGAATGAATCGCATAAGGGTATGTAG